A region from the Candidatus Obscuribacterales bacterium genome encodes:
- a CDS encoding LysR family transcriptional regulator — translation MRDNHRDSIKLSQLRALLEIANCGNFSEAALCLNVSQSAVSHAIATLENELGVVLLSRGRHGATLTPVGEQIIGDVRHVMDSLEEIVRKSNLAKGLDGGQVRVASFRSVATHVLPAVIALFRKAFPAISVTIIEHQHLPSVHQSLRQGLADIGFLYLPAPDDFETWEILRDDYVVLLPPDAKIAGSVITWDELHSFPLIMPAADDSCRLIVRKYFTQFDQPLNAAYEVREDSTIVSMVEQGLGATVIARLAAEPLPPSLRVYKLPYPLERVIGVGVLSDALHPPAVFAFLDV, via the coding sequence ATGAGAGACAACCATCGGGATAGCATCAAGCTTTCGCAATTGCGGGCCCTGCTAGAAATTGCCAATTGCGGTAACTTCAGTGAGGCTGCCCTCTGTCTGAATGTGTCGCAGTCGGCGGTGAGTCACGCGATCGCCACCCTGGAGAACGAACTGGGCGTGGTACTGCTTTCCCGTGGACGCCATGGAGCCACCCTGACCCCCGTGGGTGAACAAATCATTGGCGATGTCCGCCATGTCATGGATTCCCTAGAGGAAATTGTGCGCAAGTCTAACCTTGCCAAAGGGCTAGACGGTGGGCAGGTGCGCGTTGCCTCCTTCCGAAGCGTTGCCACCCATGTGCTGCCAGCGGTGATTGCTCTTTTTCGCAAAGCCTTTCCCGCCATTTCCGTCACCATTATTGAACATCAGCACCTACCCTCGGTACATCAATCCCTGCGTCAGGGACTAGCAGATATCGGCTTCCTCTATTTGCCAGCGCCGGATGACTTTGAAACCTGGGAAATCCTGCGCGATGACTATGTGGTATTGCTGCCCCCGGATGCCAAAATAGCGGGCTCTGTAATTACCTGGGATGAACTGCATAGTTTTCCGTTAATCATGCCCGCTGCTGATGATAGCTGTCGATTGATCGTACGGAAGTACTTCACGCAGTTTGATCAACCCCTGAATGCGGCCTATGAAGTACGTGAAGACTCCACCATTGTTAGCATGGTGGAACAAGGGCTAGGAGCCACGGTGATTGCCCGACTGGCCGCCGAACCGCTGCCGCCTAGTCTCCGGGTCTATAAATTGCCCTATCCCCTAGAGCGAGTGATCGGGGTAGGGGTTTTGTCGGATGCCCTACATCCCCCGGCGGTGTTTGCCTTTTTAGATGT